The sequence atTAGTCAATTAGTGCCATCATCCTCATCTTTATCCTTCTGttctaacaaaaaaattatgactACTGAGACACTATCTTTCTACTTGCActtgtgccttttttttttttcccactctgATTAAACTCCATTTTATGTAAAATTTAACAACCCAAAATTCTTGTAGTTACTGATAAGGGCCTTACACATTTGGACCAAACCCCCAAAATTTACAAACTCCGAGACAACAACCTGGGCAGTTGTGGGGGTTTTCACTGGGTTGGGGGTCCTCTCATCTACGCCTACCACCAGAGGTAGCCCTTTCCTAGAAGTGACTTGGCCCAACCCTTATGGTAGGAAGAGGGGCCACACACAGGCCCACATACGTATAGATAGGTCGTTTCGATATCAAATGATAAGGAGCCCACCCAACCACCCTTATAACACTTGGTTcgactttgttttttttggatcaAGGCTCGGCCATTCTAGCATACAAATTCAACCGATTGTTGGTAAGTTAGGAAGTTTGGTCTcacttatattctgcacccttAGATGTGGAATGTGCCTAACAGTTACTAATTTAATGTAAAGCCAAAAGTTGGACTgcatccaatggtggaaatttGAAGATTCTGCTGGGCCACCCCTGATTATGCACCCTCCATGATTGCAACACAGTAAAGACTAAAGAGGAAGACTCTGTTTTTGTATGGTTTGCATTGTATAATATGAACATTTGACATTGCCCCTCACACATACTTCCAAAGTGGTCCTATCATAGTTTGATACCCTACTCTCCCTTATCCTGTCCATTCTCCAAAACAAACCAGTTTTACATTCCCAATTTTCATACCAAAACCTTGAATTGCCATGTCAAGGGAAGCTACTTGGAGCAGAGATGAAGAGAAGGCTTTTGAGAATGCCATTGCAACTCACTGGACAGAGGAGGACCCAAAAGACCTGTGGGATAGAATTGCTTCCATGGTTCCTAATAGAAGTATGGAAGAATTGAAGCAGCAGTATCAAATATTGGTGGATGATGTGCTTGCTATAGAGGCTGGCCGTGTGCCAATACCTACTTATATAGGAGAGGAAGCAACACCTTTGAGTGAAGATTCACAGAGTCTTTCAAGGATTGCAGTGAATGAGAAGAGATTGAATGGCTGTTATGGAAGTGGGTTGTCTGGTTTGAGTCATGATGAGTCTTCTGGTCATGGAGGTGGTAGTAAAGGAGGATCCAGGTCAGACCAAGAGAGAAGGAAAGGGATTCCATGGACAGAAGAAGAGCATAGGTACAAACCTCTCACTTCTGCTAATTTTCTCTTTGATTTCCACTTTTTGTGGATAACCATGTAATGATTATAATCTCACATCGTTCTAGAATAATGAAGccgagtggtttataagcaaaGCCTAGACCCTCACACATTAACAACTCAGTTTCTGGACCTAAATACCATTGGTGATGGCCCATGAAAAACAAAGTTTTACGGATCTGATGTATCCATAGACCATAGTGAACCAGtaaaaccaaagatgacaatgTTGTTAGTAAGGGTGTAAATGGTcagttttttttggttttttgatataaatttatccGATCGACAGGGTGATTATTTCGGTTATTGGTCGgttcttttttgaaaataacctaCCGATCCATTCGATTATCAGTCAGTTTgattttttcaagaattttgtaCAACCCTAGTTGTTAGTGTGTTTGGGCTGAGCAGTTGTCCTGTTGGCATGTTGTGTTGAGAAattctcggttataaaaaataattatttgggttgagaatttcaacatgGTATTCAGAGGAAAGTCTAGATCCAATTGAACATGGTCTCTACTGTACTTGTTGAGACTGACATATCTCAACCCACAAGTACGGGGGAGTGTCACGACTATAATCTCACATAGGTCTGACATAAACCAGCCAAGTGGCCTAGACCCTCACACATTAACAACGCTTTTTGTTGGTCTAAATACCATTGGTGATGGCCTATGAAAGAATTTCTAACAAACTAAGCTAAGTTGTTATTGAATTGTCTTACTGCAGGTTATTTCTACTTGGTCTTGACAAGTTTGGAAAGGGGGATTGGCGAAGCATTTCCAGAAACTTTGTGTTATCAAGGACTCCTACACAAGTGGCTAGCCATGCCCAAAAGTACTTCATCCGCTTGAGCTCCATCAACAACAGAGATAGGAAGAGGACTAGCATTCACGACATCACCAGTGTCAACAATGGAGATGTTGCTTCTCATCAACTACCCATCACTGGCCAGCCAGCCACCCCAACCCCACCGGGGTCTAAACACAGGGCTCAGCCACATATGGGTGGTTTAGGGATGTATCCAGCCCCGGTTGGGCATCCGATTCCCGCTCCGCCAGGACATATGGCTTCTGCTGTTGGGACTCCTGTTATGGTTCCTCCTgggcatcatcatcatcatcatcctcatccccACCCTCACTATGCTGCCCCAGTTGCTTACCCAATGGCTCCACCAACAATGCAGCAGTAGAAAGTGTGTTGGGTGAATAATGAAGAGAATCAATGAGAGGTTGACTCAATGTTTTCTTTCGACTTTCTTAGGGTATCATGTACTTGCTTCTTTTAATATATttcttacttaccaaaaaaaagaggagaatcaATGAGAAAATTATAACTGTGTACAATCTCATTCATGTCAATAAAACACCCACATCAATTTTGTTTCACATTTGCATGTTCCACAGAAAGGAGGTTGGAAAGGTAACCGCAATTTCCTTGCCCGAACATGTCTACCAGACCATTGGACAACCTCTAAACATAATGCCATAAatcattgtcatcatcatctgagTTTCCACTTTCTCATATACAAATTCTCGATTCTCCTGCTATCTCTACTTTGTACATGTTCATATCATTATAAATGATTTTCTCATTTGATTAATGTTGCTTAAGGCGTTTCTAATGCACAAGGATATGACATGACTGTTTTACAAATGAGTACATCATATGTATTCAATTATTGATAGAAAATCAGTTGGTATCTTATtgtaaaaatcaattaaataataaatgaaagagaataaattattattttaataaaataaaagcacGATAcataatatttcttttttttgatagataCATGATAGATAATATGTAATAGAGAATCTAACAATcacattttatctgtattttaagaaatctattaagaaattttgataaatataaCTAACATCGGTATGATGTAGCATCTCTTCATgcccaataaaattaaaataaaaaacacttgAATCAAGCGCTTCAATCTAGATTCAAAATCAGCAGTAAGCCCTGGTAGCAAAAAATAGTTTTAAGTTGGATAACGATAtatatttacaaaatatttacatgtattAACCTTAACTTGAATTGGATTTCAAACGTATTTCATTGACCAAACCAAGATTCTTTTAAATCTGGataagtaaatcagacaagatttatgtgtttgaattTATACTCGATtttaaaccaaaacaaaaattttgtgtttggaattTGGATCCGAATTTCAGACATgaaacttatgttcaaactttgtTTAATTTGAGTTAAACAAATTTTATCATTCGGATCTAACAGAGTTATCTCCCCCTATAACAGaaggataatgtttgagaccccccAAAAAGTAACcctaaaataccctcatttaatgtgaagtggaccctacatatgtgtttttaatctatggctattttaatgtcacaaaaatttgagagatttttgggaTCAAATTTTGAAGGTTTCTAACATTGTCTATATAACAGAATGATTCCAAATGGTCGTGGCCTGAGGCCGGTGACGGCCCACCATAAATAAATATTCATGGCTTCAACACGTGGCGGCAAACTACGCCAGTGACTCACAGTTGCGTGTAATCATAATCCACGACAAAATCATTCCAGAAAGCGACACGTACCACTGGTTTGAGATTCATATACATCCACGTGGCATCCAACcgatttttttccttcaaaatatAATTATGTAACGGACTTCCCCTGTACGGCAAGAATCGCCGCCGCACCTACCAAATCGGATTAATTCTCTCATTCCTTGTCCCTCTCTCTAGCAATCGACCGATTCAaaagctctctctttctccGGTTCAGATTccgttattttcttttttaatttatcgGAAATTTGATCGAATCAATTTCTGTACAAATGATTCAGCGTCTCGTTGACAACATCCTCGCTGTCACCAAAGAGTGAGTCCTCTTCCCTAACCCACTACAGATAATGCGTAATATACGCACATATTTGACCTAATATGGATATGTATATtcgtgattgatttttgtgattTATTGGGTAGCTCTCATTTGGTTCTTTTGAGCAGAAGAATTAATTTCCCTGCTGGATGTTCTTGATTCAGTGATGATATCTGTGGGTGGGTGCCTGATTTAGTAAAAGGATTGAGGAAttgattgttgtttatttttatatgagATCCAGGAGAAAACCAACTATATTAGGCAATGAATTCTTCAATCTTGATATGTTATTTGAGAATTTCTAAGTATTGGATGGCGAATGGGTGGATTGTCCTTGCTAGATTATTTCCCATAATTAGAACTTGGCTGGAAATTCTCCCTATTGGTGttgcaa is a genomic window of Tripterygium wilfordii isolate XIE 37 chromosome 16, ASM1340144v1, whole genome shotgun sequence containing:
- the LOC119981312 gene encoding transcription factor MYBS1 is translated as MSREATWSRDEEKAFENAIATHWTEEDPKDLWDRIASMVPNRSMEELKQQYQILVDDVLAIEAGRVPIPTYIGEEATPLSEDSQSLSRIAVNEKRLNGCYGSGLSGLSHDESSGHGGGSKGGSRSDQERRKGIPWTEEEHRLFLLGLDKFGKGDWRSISRNFVLSRTPTQVASHAQKYFIRLSSINNRDRKRTSIHDITSVNNGDVASHQLPITGQPATPTPPGSKHRAQPHMGGLGMYPAPVGHPIPAPPGHMASAVGTPVMVPPGHHHHHHPHPHPHYAAPVAYPMAPPTMQQ